GAAAACTTAATTGACTGTCAAGACAAAAGATTAAGAATTAGACTCATTCCAAATATCTCGCAACCGTATTCAAATCACGAAATGATAATGCACTTTTTGTATAACGAAAAGAATATTCAAGAGAGCATAAACCCAAACAAAAACATACTTTTAGCAAATGTTGAAGACCTTTGTAATGTGCACAGCGCAATTAAAACAAATATTCCGTATAAAGAAAAGTTCATAACCATAAATGGTAATCAAAAAATAAAAAGCAAAATAATAAAAGTCAAAATTGGAACATCAATCCGACAAATAATAAATGAAGATATTGACACAAAAAAATACGATGTATTCTTAAACAACCCAGTAAATAAAATAAAAATAAATAATCTAAACGTCCCTATAACAAGAGACATATATAGCATTACAATACTTAAAAAGAAATCAATGTTATTTAATCTAAAATTTTTTAAGATACCCAGTTTCTCCCCACTACACATTGAAGAAGTTATTCTCTCAAAAATCAAGGGTAAAAATGAACATGAGAATAAAAAGTTTCAGTTCCTACAATACACTGAAGCTGAAATAGAAGAAGAAATAAGCAAGGTTCAAAGAGAAATAAAGGAAAAAATATTAAATATCACTCCAAAAAATGAGCCAATATACACTGAAAATAATCTAAAGGATATCTATTTAACCATTATACTAGCTCTAGTTCCTAGCCTAATTTTTTCTTTTTCAAATAACACAAAATTTTTAATTGATACTTTCATACTAACAATAGTAAGCATGGTGGCTTACTCTCCAGTAATGTTTAAAGCAAAACATAAATGTCTATCATTCTTTATATATACTGCATTAATTACTAGCATGATATTTCCCTTAAACCTCTCTATCATATTAAAGATCATCTCGCTACTTTTTACATTTTTAGTATTTTTTTATTTTTCTAAACTTTCCAAATTCCTTGTAAATCCCATATTAATTTCCTTTATGTTTTTATTACTAAATTTTCCCTCAAGCTTCAAACAAACATATTCTGGAGAGCTATCAAGGCAAGAAGATATGATCCCCACTTGGGATAAGGCGATGCAGAAAAACCCGAATATTAAGGGATTAGAAGGCTTAAAAGAAGCTAAAAGAAATGAAAACAAGTATATTAATATGATTGAAGAAGTTACAAATAAGCAAATATTATCTCACTTAAACATCATCATACCGAGATTTCATATTGAAAGCTTGTTTGGACTGCAAAATGAAAAATATTTATCTCCTATCTTGCTTTATATTGGATTTTCATTCATTCTTGGAAAATTCATACTAAATAAATTAATACCATTATCTTTTTATGCAAGCCTTCTCCTACTTGCTTATGTCTTTAAAAATATGAATATTTATAGTCATATTACTCTTGACATGTTGTCCCTGGCAACCTCTCCAATTCTAATGCTCTTAATATTTGCAATAAGCACAGAACTACAAACGGCACCCTCATTTAAATTTGAACAAATACTATACGGATGTATGCTCTCTATGTTATACCTTATGATCCTAGGTCATATCCCATTCGAGACTCTATCGGCTGTAATATCCATTTTCGTACTACAGATAAGTTCAACTTTAATTAAAAAGTACAGCATAACATTTCAAATCAAAAAAATATTGCATCATTTAAGCATAAACAAAGAAAAAGCAACAGAACACAAAAATGAAAATGGAGAAGAAATTATAAAATTATGACAAACAACTTAACGATTTACTTATTAATTAATAATTTATTACTAATACACTTTATCGGTATTGAGGATGTAAAAATAAAAGATAACCGGAAGCTAGCTAAGAAATATTTAACAATAGTAATAACTTCTTTAATAATTTACTCGTTTCTTTTTTATTTTTATAAGTTATTTGTAGAACACGAGTTATTGTTCATAATGCCGATCATATATGCAATATTAATCTATGTAATAATAATGGGCCTTAAAACGCTGAATAGTATACTAATTGTGTACAACAAAAAATCGAAATATTCAAATGACTTTCTATTATCCAACAGTGGGTTAGTAGCAATAGTATTTTTTGCTCTAGATAAGAGTCATGGTTTCCTTGAAGGCCTTGGGATAATTGTTCTATCTTCATTAAGTGTCTTAATATCCCTTATGTTAATAGTCTTAATAAAGAGAAACTTTGAAAAAAGAGTAACATCTAAAATATTAGAAAATGAGGCAATGTATTTTTTTATAATGTTCGTTTTATCTTTAATTCCAAATATAATTATATTAATGAATAATGGCGGAAATTTATAATGAAAGAAAGAATTAATGAATTGATGGAACAAGTTGAAAATGTTTGGAGGAATCTTTGACAGCCATACGATTAAGGCACAAATCAAAGAATACGAAATACAAAAGAATGATGAAAATTTCTGGAATGACAACAAAAAAGCACAGGAAATTCTTAGAAAGCAAAATGTTTTGAAAAATAAAGTAGAACCTTGGGAAGATTTAATATGTAAGCTTAAAGACTTGAAAGAGCTCTGCGAGCTTGCGGAGAGTGACGAGGACATAAGACTATTAGAATGCGATTTTAAGACAATAAGAGATACGTTTAAAACCCTTCTCACGTTATCTTATTTTAAAGAAGAAATTGATATAAATAATGCGTTCTTGACAATACACTCAGGCGCAGGCGGTACAGAAGCATGTGATTGGGTAAGTATGCTGTATCGAATGTACTCAAGGTATGCAGAAAGACGAGGATATAAGACGGAACTTATAGACTTACTTGAAGCTGAGGGGGGAATTAAATCTGTTACAGTTGAAGTAAAAGGAGAATACTCGTATGGTCTTTTAAAAAGCGAAGTGGGAATACATCGACTCGTAAGAATTTCTCCTTTTGATACCGCTAAAAAAAGACACACCTCCTTTGCTTCTGTTTTTATTGCTCCTGTAATTGATGACAAAATTGAAATAATAATTAAACCAGAAGACATTAGAGTAGACACATACAGGGCCTCTGGTGCTGGGGGACAACATGTTAATAAAACATCATCAGCAGTAAGAATTACTCATCTTAAAACAGGAATAGTAACTCAGTCTCAAAGCGATAGAAGCCAACATAAAAATAAAGAATTAGCAATGAAAGTACTCAAATCAAGGCTTTATGAACATTACAGAGAAATTGAGCAACAAAAAAATAAATCTGAACAAGAGGAAAAAAAAGATATCTCTTGGGGCAACCAAATAAGATCTTATGTATTTCAGCCTTACAATTTGGTAAAGGATCACAGAACAAAATTTGAAAATCCTAATGTTATATCTGTTATGGACGGAAACATTGATAACTTTATAGAAGAATATCTGAAGTGGAAAAATTTAAGCTCAATACAATAGTATTATTTTTAAGTTTAACAGCAAGTCTACTCTATTCTCAAAACAACATTGAGTACGGCTTCTCTTACATAATCAATGCAAAAGACAAAGACGAAAATCTTAAGGTGGGAATTGAAAAAATTCTAGATAAAATCTATGAGACAATAAATGAACATGTTGTTAATGACAAGGACAAGGATTCTATCAGAAATCTCC
This is a stretch of genomic DNA from Borrelia sp. P9F1. It encodes these proteins:
- a CDS encoding RnfABCDGE type electron transport complex subunit D, which encodes MPDSEDSAIKTAIKIKYIVNIDEIQIPEYVLIPLETENSISKLYVVEHQRIEEGQILSKNINVDLYTYSPISGIIEKIYVANLPNGQQLKSALIRFQGRIKNEKKQSDEIESREKTLERLIRLGIPWFNDNSLFQYVSKCKKIDKMILLINGRDSFTNISEILIKEKLDEILYGLEIVDKIFKFKEILIALSNCNLKKELENLIDCQDKRLRIRLIPNISQPYSNHEMIMHFLYNEKNIQESINPNKNILLANVEDLCNVHSAIKTNIPYKEKFITINGNQKIKSKIIKVKIGTSIRQIINEDIDTKKYDVFLNNPVNKIKINNLNVPITRDIYSITILKKKSMLFNLKFFKIPSFSPLHIEEVILSKIKGKNEHENKKFQFLQYTEAEIEEEISKVQREIKEKILNITPKNEPIYTENNLKDIYLTIILALVPSLIFSFSNNTKFLIDTFILTIVSMVAYSPVMFKAKHKCLSFFIYTALITSMIFPLNLSIILKIISLLFTFLVFFYFSKLSKFLVNPILISFMFLLLNFPSSFKQTYSGELSRQEDMIPTWDKAMQKNPNIKGLEGLKEAKRNENKYINMIEEVTNKQILSHLNIIIPRFHIESLFGLQNEKYLSPILLYIGFSFILGKFILNKLIPLSFYASLLLLAYVFKNMNIYSHITLDMLSLATSPILMLLIFAISTELQTAPSFKFEQILYGCMLSMLYLMILGHIPFETLSAVISIFVLQISSTLIKKYSITFQIKKILHHLSINKEKATEHKNENGEEIIKL
- the prfB gene encoding peptide chain release factor 2 (programmed frameshift); this encodes MKERINELMEQVENVWRKIFDSHTIKAQIKEYEIQKNDENFWNDNKKAQEILRKQNVLKNKVEPWEDLICKLKDLKELCELAESDEDIRLLECDFKTIRDTFKTLLTLSYFKEEIDINNAFLTIHSGAGGTEACDWVSMLYRMYSRYAERRGYKTELIDLLEAEGGIKSVTVEVKGEYSYGLLKSEVGIHRLVRISPFDTAKKRHTSFASVFIAPVIDDKIEIIIKPEDIRVDTYRASGAGGQHVNKTSSAVRITHLKTGIVTQSQSDRSQHKNKELAMKVLKSRLYEHYREIEQQKNKSEQEEKKDISWGNQIRSYVFQPYNLVKDHRTKFENPNVISVMDGNIDNFIEEYLKWKNLSSIQ